The DNA window CCGGCCGCCGTTCGCCGACGAGTGGGTCCGCAAGGTCATGGCCTTCCGCGAGACCCTGACCAGGGCGAACCCGGACGTGCTCGTCATGGTGGGCTCCGACCACTTCCACCAGCTCTGGCTGGACAACATGCCGCAGTTCCTGGTCGGCAAGGCCCCCTTCTACGACGCGAACTGGTACAACGAGGAACGCGAGTTCGGCCTGCCCCGGATGACCTGCCAGGGCGAGGAGGACCTGTCGGCCCACCTCCTGCGCGGCGGCCTCGACCTCGGCTTCGACCTGGCCTTCTCCAACGAGCTGCGGATCGACCACTCGATCACGTGCCCGATCATCACCCTGCGCCCGCAGAACGACCTGCCGATCGTGCCCGTCTACACCAACATCTTCGCCCCGCCGCTGCCGCAGCCCAAGCGCTTCGTGCAGCTCGGGCAGGCCATCCGCGAGCTGATCGAGTCGTGGCCGGACGACCGCAGGGTCGCCGTCATCGGCACCGGCCACCTGTCGCTGGAGCTCGGCGGGCCGCGCCAGTTCGGGCCGCACGGCCCCGACCCCGAGTTCGACCGCAAGGCCGTCGAGTGGATCTCCACCGGCGACCTGGAGGGCTGCCTGTCGGAGGTCACCCTCGACAGCCTGTGGAACCCCGGCAACGCCACCCACGGCTTCATGGACTTCATGCTGATGATGGGGGTCGCGGGTGAGGGCCGCAAGGCCGACTACACCGACACCTACGACCTGTTCCACACCATGGAGGCGTACTTCACCTGGTATCCGGACGGAGGCGGCCACGCATGAGCAAGTATCTGCTCGACAAGTTCCTGTTCACCGTCGATCGCGATCCCGAGCTGGTCGAACGCTACCGCGAGCAGCCGCGGGCCACCGTCGAGTGGTGGGAGGCCGAGGAGGCGGGCCGCATCCTCGGCTCGCACCTCGACGAGCGCTCGACCTGGCTGAGCTTCGACGACGCCGAACGGGAGGCGCTGGCCACGCACGACTACCCGAAGCTGTTCGAGCTGGGGGCGCATCCGTTCCTGACGTTGACGCTGTTCATCGCGATGTTCGAGCGGGACTACGCGGAACCGCTGGGGTTCCAGCTGGAGTATGGGCAACGGTTGTCCGGGTACAGCCTCCCCTATCCGGACATATCAACCTGATCGAGAGGATGCGCGATGCGTGCCGCGCGGATCGTGACGTGCGGCGAGCCGCCCGTCGTCGCCGACTGCCCCGACCCCGAGCCGGGGCCCGGCGAGTCGCTGGTGCGGGTGCTCGCCGCCCCCATCACCCCGCTCGACCTGCTGTGCGCGAGCGGGACGTCGTACTTCGGGACGCCCGCGACGCCGTACGTGCCCGGCGTCCAGGGCGTCGGCACGGCCGACGACGGGCGGCTCGTGTGGTTCCCGACGCGGGCCGGGATGGCGCCGGGCGACGGCAGCATGGCGGAGCTGGCCCGCGTGCCGGCCGCGGACCTCGTCGAGCTGCCCGCCGGGGCCGACCCGGTCGCGGTGGCCGCGCTCGGGCTGTCGGCCGTGGCCGCGTACCAGGCGCTGACCTGGCGGGGCGAGCTGGCGGCGGGCGAGCAGGTGCTCGTCCTGGGCGCCGGGGGCGCGGTCGGGCAGGCGGCCGTGCAACTGGCCCGCGTGCACGGCGCCCGCCGGGTCGTCGCCGCCGCGCGCTCGGCCGCCGCCCGCGAACGCGCCGCCGAGGCGGGCGCGGACGCCGTCGTCGCGCTGGACGCCGCCGACGACGTCGCAGGACTGGCCGCCCGCCTGACCGCCGCCTGCGACGGGCCCGTGGACCTGGTCCTCGACCCGCTGTACGGCGTCCCGGCCGCGGCCGCCGCCCGTACGCTGCGGGCCGGCGGACGGCTGGTCAACCTGGGCGGCTCGGCGGGGGAGACGTCCCCGCTCGACTCCTCGACCCTGCGCGGCCGGTCCCTGCGGGTGCTCGGCTACACCAACAACGAGCTGACGGGGGAGCAGCGGGCGGCGGCGATGGGCCACGTGGCGTCACTGGCGCTGGAGGGCCGTCTCCACGTCACCCACGAACGCGTCCCACTGGCCGACGCCGCGACCGCCTGGCACCGCCAGTCCACCGGCGCGACCTCCGGCCGCCTGGTCCTCACCCCCTGACGTCCGGGCGGGCGGCGGCGATCACCTCCTGGATGAACTCGCCGGTCAGGCGGGGGATCCGGGACGGGTCGAGGGCCGGGCCCGGGACGCCGCGGCGGTGGGCGAGGGCGAGCCGGAGGAGCGGGTGCCAGCGGGCGCCGAAGGTGTCCAGCGCGTACGCCCCCGCCGCCTCCTTCGAGATCACCTCACCGGTCGTCACCGTCCGGTGCAGCCGGGGCGGCGACAGCGCGTACGCCAGCGCCAGCCGGTGCGGCGACTGCAACCGCCTGCGCGGCGGCCGGCCGGAGAGCGCCCGCGCCGCGTAGCGGGCCCAGTGGCCGCGAAGCTGGCCGAGGGTCCAGGGCCGGAGCAGCGAAGGCTCCGGGTCGAGCCCCAGCGTGGCCGGGGCGGGCCCGCGCACCGGGATGCCGCGCTCGCCGAGCACCTTCCACATCACCGGGTTGACGTCGAACCCCTGCCCGCGCCGGAACCTCGGCCCGCTGTGCGAGGCCACCGGCCGGATCCGGGTCACCGGCCGGCCCAGGTCGCCGGCGGCGACGAAGACGGCGTTGACCGTGCCGGGCAGGTGCGGCTGCCGGCGCGCGAGCGCCCGCCCGGCGGCCCGCAGGTTGCCCAGCTTGTGCAGCAGCGACAACCGCCGCAGCTCCTGCTCGCCGGCCGCCCGCCCTGTGACGGCGACCACGTCGATGTCGCTCACGGCCGGCCGCCAGTCGCCCAGCGCGGCCGAGCCGACGACGTAGCAGCCGGTGACCAGCCCGGGAACCAGGCGGTCGGCGACGGACAGGTAGTGCTCCACGGCCCGCGACAGCTCCGCGGGCGGCGTCACGAGGGGACCGTGACGTGCGGGACCGTTTCGTACGCCGCCCAGTCGGCGCTGATCGCGCTCGCCGTCCTCAGCAGCAGCGGCAGGTGCTCGTCGGCGAGCCGCTCCACGGAGGTCTCGGCGGCGTGGGCGTTGACGTTGAGCGCCGCGATGACGTTGCCGAGCCCGTCGCGCAGCGGCGCGGCCACGCTGCGGATGCCGAGGGCGAGCTCCTCGTCCGTGATCGCCCAGCCCTTGGCGCGGACCTCGCGGAGGGCGGCGTCCCGCTCGGCCGCGTCGGGCCGCCAGCGCGGCTCGACGCCGGACCGGCTCGGCTCGGCCAGCACCCGGCCGACCTCGTCCGGCGGCAGCGCGGCCAGCAGCACCTTGCCCAGGGACGTCTGCAGGGCCGGGAAGCGGGTGCCGATCTGCACGGACAGGGTGACGATCTTGGGGACGGAGACGCGGGCGACGTACACGATGTCGGAGCCGTCGAGCTGGGCGATCGAGCAGGACTCGCGGGTCTGCGCCACCAGCCGCTCCATGTGCGGCCTGGCCACCTCCCACAGGCCCATCGACCGGATGTAGGAGACGCCGAGCTCCAGCACGCGGGGTGTGAGCGCGTAGCCGCCCGCCTCGCCGCGCGCGTAGCCGAGCTCCTGGAGGGTGAGCAGGATGCGCCGGGCGGTGGGCCGGGCGAGGCCGGCCGCGGTGGCCACCTCGGTCAGGGACATGACCGGCCGGCCAGGACGGAAGGCCCTGATCACGTCGAGGCCGCGGGCCAGCGCCTCGATGAAGTCGGGGCCGGTGTCAGCACGTGCCATGGAACGCCCTCCCCTGCTCGGATCCCGCCGCTCCGACTCTAGACCGTCGTGGCGGGTTGTCCGCACAGCGGCGGAAGGGGCGGGCGGCGAGCTGCCCGCCCCAGCCGCGGTTACGGGGTGCGGCGAGCAGGGGGCGTCATGGCGGCGGCTCCGTCCGGTCGGTGTACGGACGGCTGTCCGAGATCAGAGATCGGTGGCGATGATGCGCTCGATGTTCCGCTCGGCCAGCGCCGTGATGGTGACGAACGGGTTGACGGTCGTGTTGCCGGGGATCAGCGCCCCGTCGATGACGTAGAGGCCCGGATGGCCGGACAGGCGGCCGTAGTTGTCGGTGGCCCGGCCGAGGACCGCGCCGCCCAGCGGATGGTACGTCAGGTGGTCCCCCCAGATCTTGTAGACGCCGAACAGGTCGGTCCGGTAGATCGTCCCCTCCTTGGAGTTGATCCTGTCGAAGATCGTCTTGGCCATGTCGATGGACGGCTGCTTCCACGCCGTCTGCCAGCTCAGGTCCACCCGTCCGGCCGCGGCGTTCCAGGTGAACTCGGCGCGGTGCGGGTTGCGGGTGATCGACAGGTAGAAGGAGGCGAACGTCTCGATCCCCGTCGGCAGCGGCGCGACCTCGGCGAACGCGCCCCCGGCCGTCCAGTTGTCGATGCCCGCGCACGGGATCGCCGACTGCTGGGCGCCGGTCGGGTCCCACAGGTGGTTCGCCCGGCCGCACATGACGTTGCCGTTGTCGCCCCAGCCCTTGCCGACCTCGCCGTTCAGGTTCGGCAGCGCGCCGGTCGCCTTCAGCTTGACCAGCAGCTTGCTGGTGCCGACGCTGCCCGCGGCGAAGAAGACCCGGCCGGCGGTGACCGTCTTGGTGGCGGTGACCGCGCCGGACGTGCCGAGCTGCTCGATCGTCACCGCGTACCGGCCGGAGCCGGCCGGGGCGACCGAGGTGACGCGGTGCAGCGGCGAGATCGCCACCCGGCCGGTCGCCCTCGCCTGCGCCAGGTACGTCTTCTGCAGCGACTTCTTGCCGTGGTTGTTGCCGTAGAGGATCTCGGCGGCCAGCGCCGACTTGGGGACGGTGCCGGCCTCCTCCTGCTTCATGTGGTCCCAGTCGTAGACGTCCGGGACGAAGACGAACGGGAACCCGGAACGCTGGGCGTGCTTCCTGCCCACCCGGGCGTACTGGTAGTAGGGCGTCGACTCGAACCAGGCCGGGTCCACGCTGCCGACGCCGAGGGCGGCGTTGGCGCGCGGGTAGTAGACGTCGTACATCTCGGCCGCGTTCACCGTGGGGAGCACGGAGGCGAAGTTCTCCCGCTTGGGGGTGACCGCCATGCCGCCGTTCACCAGCGAGCCGCCGCCGACGCCGCGGCCCTGGTAGACGGTGATCCCGGCGAACTCCTCGGCGTCGAGGACGCCGGTGTGGCGGGGGATGTCCCGGTCGATGGGGAAGCCGAGGAAGTAGTTGAGCGGCGCCTTCGTCCGGGTGCGCAGCCAGTACGACCGGTAGTCGGGCTCACGCGTGTTGCAGAAGATCTTGCCGTCGGGGCCGGGCGTGTCCCAGGCCATGCCCATCTCCACCATGTGGACGTCCACGCCGGCCTGGGCCAGGCGCAGCGCGGCGACCGCGCCGCCGTAGCCGGTGCCGATGACCAGGACGGGGACGTGCGCCCCGTCCGCGATCGGCCCGGCAGCGGCGGACGCCCGCGCGGGGGCGGTCCCGCCCAGGACGACCGCGGCGCCGGTCCCGGCGATGAACCCGCGGCGGGACAGCCGCCCGCCGGAGGAGGGGCGCAAGGAGGAGGTGTCGCTCATGGGGGTGCCTCACTTCTCTCGACGACGCTCGCCGGCGGGGGACCGTCCGGCGCCGGGCAGCACGCACGCGGTGTCCAGGCCGAGCACCCGGTTGAGCCGGCCGAAGGCCCACCAGGAGCCGATGCACATGCTCAGCTCGACGATCTCGGCCTGGCCGTAGCGGGCGGTCATCCGCGCCCAGAACTCCTCGTCCAGGCCGTGGTGGTCGAGGGCGTAGCGCTCGGCGTACTCGGCGGCCAGGCGGGTGCGCTCGTCGAAGGCGTCCGTGGTGCGCCACTCGGCCAGCGCGTCCAGGAAGCCGTCCTCGACCTTCTCGCCGTCCCGCTCGGTCCGCCAGTCCAGGCAGAACGCGCACCCGTTGAGCTGGGCGATCCGCAGCCTGGCCGCCTCGAACTCGCGCAGGCCCAGCGTGGTGTGCGCGTACACGGCCAGGGAGAAGCCCGCGGCGGCCGGGCCGATGCCGGGGACCAGTTCGCCCCACACGTACGCGATCGGGTCCTTGCCCTCGGGAACGTCGACGATCACGGGCGCTTCCTTCCGAGTCGGCCCGTCGCGGGGCGGAGCGGCACGTCGAGCGCGTCGTACAGGCCGGGCTCGGCCGCCGCCAGCCAGTCGATCGCGTTGACCAGGCGGCCGGCGGCGGTCGCGTTGCCGCCCGCGGCGCGGTTGCCGCCCTCGTCGGTGGCCTCCACCGTCACCTCGATGCGCGGGCTGCCCTCGATGATCACCCGGTGCGCGCCGTCGCCGCCCGCCGGGGGCGCGGGCCATCAGGCGCACCTGGCCGCCCCACACCATGGTCGGGACGGTGGGGGCGATCATCGGCGGCTCGTAGTCCATCGGCCGGCCCATGCCGACCAGGTCGCGGACGGAGTCCGGCTGGTCGTAGGCGGTGTAGTCGAAGATCTCCTGGCAGCGTACGACGTCCACGGTGGCGCCGAGGCCGCTGATCAGGAGCGGCAGGACGTCGTTGCCCCAGCCGGGGTCCACGCCCGACACGAACAGCGAGCCGCCGCCCTCCTCGATCGCGGCCAGCACCCGCGCGCGCAGCTCGGGCGGGGCGTTGCGCTGGTCGTACAGGGCGTACAGGGACGGGGTGACGACGACGGCGCCGGCGCGGACCGCGCGCAGGACGTCGGCCAGCGCGTCGTCGGGGCGGATGTCGCCGGAGGCGGCGTAGACGACCGCGCGGGGGCGGGCGGCGAGGACGGCGTCCACGTCGGTGGTCGCCGCCACGCCGAGATCGTGGCCGAGGCCGCTCAGGGGTCCGGCGTCGCGGCCGGCCTTGGCGGGGTCGTGGACGAGGACGGCGGCCAGCTCAAGGCCGGGATGCGCCTCGACGGCGCGGATGGCGGCGCGGCCGACGTTGCCGGTCCCCCAGATCACGGTGGACACCATGGGCGGAGCGTAGCAAGCGCTTGGTTAACTGTATAGATGGGATCACGACGGCGCCCGGGCGACGGTGAAGGAGGCGGGCGCCGAGAGGGCGGCGCCGAGGGGTGGTTCCGTGATGGTGCAGGGGCAGGGTGCGGCGGGGTGGGGGACGCGCCCCGCAGCCGGCGCGGACACCCCGCCTCGCGTGACCTGCCCCTGCGACCGGCCGCCGTCTCCCCGGTGACGTTCGCGCCGGGCCGCCGTCCCGACCTGCGTGGCGCTGATCGGGCCGTGGCTGGTCGCCCGAGTCTGCGACCTCTCGCCGGAGAAGTCAATGGCCGGCGAGAGGGTCAGGAGGTGGGCGACGGCGAGGTCCCCAGCGTGCCGGTGGGTGAGGCGGCGGGTGAGGCGGTGGGCGAGCCGGAAGGGAAGCCGGTCGGGGAGCCCGGGGGCGAGACGCCGGGCGACGGCGTCAGGTGGGCGTACGTGCCGGTCCTCTCCATGACCGGCACCTGGAGCCGCACCGGCGAGGCCCCGGTGAAGGTGAACGTCATCGCCACCGTGCCGCCGCGCACCCCGGTCACCGTCGCGATGGGCCGCTCGCCGGTGCCGACGGGCTGGTTCGGCGGCACCGTGATGGGCCCGGGCAGCTGCACCGAACCGCCGCCTTCGACGGTGATGCGTTCGAGCTGGGCCGATTTGTGCCCGTTGTTGATGAGCACTCCGTACAGGTGGTTCTCCTGGGAGGGCACGGCCGGGTCGGAGGCGCCGACCAGCAGCATGTTGCGCAGGTGGAGGGTCTGGCTCGCGTCGGCGTCGGCGCCGTCGCTCTGCGGCGCGTGCTGCGCGGTGTCGATGGTCGCCACCGTGCATCCGGCGCTCAGGGCCGCCAGGGCCATCACGGACACGGCAACGGCGATGGAACGCATCGCGGGGCCCCCTCTCGGCACGGGATCACGTTCCGCAACTACCCGCGCACCCAGCGTTGAATCAGCCGGAGGGGCGGCGTCACCTCAGCCACCGGTCGAGGAAGCCGATCAGGGTGCGGGCCAGCGCCACCCGGTGGTCGGCGAGGGCGTGGTCGGTGTCGAGGACGAGGTGTTCGAGCAGGCCGCCGGGCCGGGCCCCGTACGCCTCGACCAGGGGCAGGTGGTGGACCTCGGGCGGGGCGACGGTGTCGCGGCCCGCGCCGACGAGCAGGACCGGGCGCCCGGCCAGCCGGTCGGCGAGGCCCCTCAGGCTGTAGGCGTCGCCGGCCGCCAGCATCTCGGCCACCAGGTCCTCGGCGCTGGTGCCGGCCAGCGGCAGCAGCTCGTCCCGCCACGCCTCGGTGTAGGAGGCGGCGAGCGCGGGGTCGGCGCGGCAGGCGGCGGCGGCCGCCCCGAAGTCGAAGCCCGCCATCGACCCGGCGGCGGCCACCGCCGGCAGCGCGGCCGCGGTCATGAGCGCGGCGAACCCGCCCGCGCTGTGCCCGGCCACGGCCAGCCGGTCGGGGTCCAGGCGCCAGGCGGCGGCGGTCGCGGGGTCGCGGAGCGCCGCCACGGCCGCCGCTGCGTCCTCCAGCACGTGCGCCCAGGACCACGATCCGCCGGCGCCCCACGAGCCGCGGTAGTGGAACACGAGGGACGCGTACCCGGCCCGGCGGGCGGCGTGCGCCAGGTCGAAGTTGCGCTCGTTGCCGGGGAAGCCGTGCAGCAGGATCAGTACGGGGTGCGGGCCGTCCCCGGCGGGCACGTGCAGGACGCCGGGCAGTGGCGTGCCCGCGCTGTGCACGGTCAGCGGGACCGTGGCCGCGCGCGGGCCGGGCACGTCGAGGGGGTCGGTGATGAGCGGGTCGGCCACGGGTGCTCCCTACGATGGTACCGATCGGTTCGAGGAGGAGCGTAGCACCGCGGCGGGATGCTCCCACGAAGCGGGCGAAACGTAGCATCGGGGGCGTGTCTTCGTGTTTCGAAGTCGTGACCCTCATCCACGCCCCGCCCGAGCTCGTCTTCGACGCCTCGCTGTCGGTCGAGGTCCACACCACCTCCATGACCGCCTCCCGCGAACGGGCCGTCGCCGGCGTCACCTCCGGCCGGCTCGGCCCCGGCGACCGGGTGACCTGGCGGGCCAGGCACTTCGGCGTCCCGTGGCGGATGACGTCGCTGATCAGCGGCTACGACCGGCCCGCGTACTTCATGGACGAGCAGGTGACGGGCCCGTTCCGCCGGTGGCGGCACGCGCACCACTTCGTTCTCGCGCCCGACGAGGAGGGCACGGTCATGCGGGACGTCGTCGACTTCGCCGCGCCCGCCGGGCCGCTCGGCGCCGCGGCGGAGGCCCTGGTGCTGCGCCGCTACCTGACGCGCCTCATCCTGCTCCGCAACGCGCACCTCAAGCGGATCACCGAGGAGGCGGCCACCCCGCGCGACTGACGGCAGCGGCGCTCGGCACGGCGGCTCGGCTCGGCGGCGCTCAGCCGATCACGCCGTCCGCGCGCAGGGCCGCGACCTCCGACGGCGGCAGGTCCAGCAGCTCGCCCAGCACCGTCTCCGCGTCGCCCCCCAGCTCGGGGGCGGGCTCCGGCGGCGCCTGCCGGCCGTCCAGCACGAGCGGCGAGCCGGGCGCGAGATGCGGGCCGACGCCCGGCTGCGCCAGCTCGGCCATCAGCGGCTGCCCCGCCAGGTCCGTCGCCGCCTCCGCGAACGTCCGGTAGTGCGACCACAGCACCGACGTGCCCGCCAGCGCCTTGCCGGCCTCGGCCGCCGTCCGCGCGGCGAACCACGGTGCGAGCAGCCCGGCCAGCGCCTCCCGGTGCGTGTAGCGGTCGCGGTCGCGGCCGAAGTCGGCCGGCAGCGCCTCCTCCAGCGCCGCCATGACCCGCCCCAGCCCGGTGACCGCCACCAGGTCGCGCCAGTGCCGCGCGGTGAGCGTGACGACCATGACGCGCCGCCCGTCGGCGGTGCCGAAGTCGCGGCCGAAGTCGCCGTACAGGTCGTTGCCGATGCGTGGCCTGGCCTCCCCGAGCTGGGCCTGCGCCAGGTAGCCGAGGTTGCCCGCGGTGGCGAGGGCCACGTCGTGCAGGGCGAGCTCGACGTGCCGGCCCTCTCCGGTCGCCGCCCGCCGCCGGTCGGCCGCCAGCAGGCCGATCGCCAGGTAGAGGCCGCACGCCACGTCCCAGGCGGGCAGCACGTGGTTGACCGGCCCGTCGTGCCGCTCAGGGCCGGTCGCGTACGGGAAACCCAGCTCGGCGTTGACCGTGTAGTCCACGGCGCTGCGGCCGTCGCGGTGCCCGAGCAGCCGCGCGTACACCAGGTCGGGCCGCCGCTCCCGCAGCTCCTCGTACGTCAGCCCCGGCCGCGGCGGCGCGTTGGTCACCAGCGTGCCGGCCGCGGCGGCGAGCCCGGCGACCAGCTCACGGCCGCGGGCCGAGCGCAGGTCCACGGTGAGCGAGCGCTTGCCCTTGTTGAGCCCCGCCCAGTAGAGGCTGCGGCCGGAGGGCGCGAGCGGCCAGCGCCCGATGTCGGGGCCGCCGCCGATCGGATCCACCCGTACGACGTCCGCGCCGAGCTGCGCCAGCGTCATCCCGCCGAGCGGCGCGGCGACGAAGCTCGACAGCTCGACCACCCGCAGCCCGGCCAGCGGGGCCGTCCGATCATCGATCACGCCCCAGACCCTACGCCGGGGCGCCGGGGTACGGCATCGGCGAAGCTTCTCTACGGAAAAGTCGTTCGTGTATTGTTCCTCGCGGTTACCGTGGAACCGCCGGGTCCCCCCGGTCCTACGACGCGGGCAGGGAGGCAGTGATGACGCGGGCGCTGCATCCGCTCCGGGAGAGCGGCGACACGCTCGCCGAGCACCTGCTCCACGTCGATCCCCTCCTCCGCGTCACCTGCGCCGTCCGGTCCGGCCCCTCGCTGGTCCGGATCGTCGGCGAGATCGACCGCAGCAACGGCGCCGAGCTGCTGCGCACGCTGGAGCAGGCCCGGCGGATCGACGACGAGCTCGTCGTCGACGTCGGCGGGGTCAGCTTCACCGACGTCAGCGGCGTGCGGGCGCTCGCGGCGTTCGCCGGGGCGGGCCGCGCGGTCGTCCGCGACGTCCCCCACCAGATGGGCCGGCTGATGCGGCTCGCGGGGATCCCCGCGTTCGGCGAGCCGGACGGGCGCTCCGGGGCGTGAGCCGCCGCCCGCCGGGTAGGCGGGGCGCCATGGCGGAGGAGAGAAGGGCCGGCGACGACCGGCGGCGCGTCATGCTGCCCGGGGTGGTGCTCGGGATCGGGCTCGGCGGGTTCGTCGACGGGATCCTGCTGCACCAGATCCTGCAGTGGCACCACATGCTGAGCAGCACGGACACCGACAACATCGGCGTGCGCGACTATCCGGTGACCACCGTGCCCGGGCTCCGGATGAACACCCTCTGGGACGGCCTGTTCCACGCGGTCACCTGGATCGCGGTGCTGACCGGCATCGGGCTGCTGTACTCCCGCGTCACCGCCTCGCGCGGGCGGGTGTGGCGCTCGCGGGCGCTGTGGGGCTGGATCCTCGCGGGGTGGGGGCTGTTCAACCTGGTGGAGGGCGTCGTGGACCACCACCTGCTGGGCATCCACCACGTGCGGACCGGGCCCGGCCAGCTCGCCTGGGACCTCGGGTTCCTGGTGTTCGGCGCGCTGCTCGTGGTCGCCGGCTGGGGCCTGCAGCGCGGGGCGCCGGTCGTCGACCTGTGCGAGCCGCGCACGGCGGACGGCCCCCGGCGGTGACGCACCAGCACGAGCACGCCGCCACCGTCGCAAGTGCCGTTCCTGTGCTGCTGCTCGCCCTGGCGCTCGCCGGCGGCCACCTCGTGGCCGCCGCGCGGACGCCGGGCTGGAGCCGGTGGCGGGCGGCGGCGTTCACCGGCGGGGCGGCGCTGGCCGCGTTCGCGCTCACCGGGCCGCTCGCCGCGTACGCCGCCGCCGACTTCCGCGGGCACATGGTCCAGCACCTGCTGGTGGCCATGATCGCGCCGCTGGGGCTGGTGCTCGGCGCGCCGGTGACCCTGCTTCTGCGCGCGCTGCCCCGCCCGTACGCGCGCCGCCTCGGCCGGCTGCTGCGCGCCCGCGTCCCGCACCTGCTGGCGCACCCGGTCACCGCGCTCGTGCTGAGCACCGGCGGGATGATCGCGCTCTACTGCACGCCGCTCTACCGCGCCGCCATGGTCACGCCGTGGCTGCACGCGCTGGTGCACGCGCACTTCCTGGTGTCGGGATGTCTGTTCGCGTGGGCGATCGCCGGGCCGGATCCCGCGCCGCGCCGCCCTTCGGTGCCGGCGCGGCTGGTGGTGCTGGGCGTGGCCGTCGCGGCGCACGCCGGGCTCTCCCAGCTCATGTACGCGGGGCTCTGGGTGGACCTGCCGGTGCCGGCCGCGCAGCGTACCGGCGCCGCCGAGATCATGTACTACGGCGGCGACCTCGCCGAGCTCCTGCTGGCGGCCGTCCTGGTGGCCGGTTGGCGGCCGGGGAGGAGCGTCGCGTACGCCCGGCAGCCGGCTTAACCAGGCCCCCGCCAGGAGCGCGGGCCGGCGCCGTGCAGCAGGGTGTCGATGATGCGGGCGGCGAGGGCGTCCGGGTCGGCGCCGTCCGCACTCCCGTGCAGGGACTCCCCGATGAGCGCGTAGTAGACCCGGCGCACCCAGTCGAGATCGGCCGCTAGGAGGAACCATGAACAGCACCGCCCTCGTCACCGGAGCGTCGTCCGGCCTCGGCGCCGAGTTCGCCGCCCAGCTCGTCGCCCAGGGCCACGACGTGA is part of the Nonomuraea coxensis DSM 45129 genome and encodes:
- a CDS encoding extradiol ring-cleavage dioxygenase, with product MAEIVAVIASTHHPFYYRASTATGADRPPFADEWVRKVMAFRETLTRANPDVLVMVGSDHFHQLWLDNMPQFLVGKAPFYDANWYNEEREFGLPRMTCQGEEDLSAHLLRGGLDLGFDLAFSNELRIDHSITCPIITLRPQNDLPIVPVYTNIFAPPLPQPKRFVQLGQAIRELIESWPDDRRVAVIGTGHLSLELGGPRQFGPHGPDPEFDRKAVEWISTGDLEGCLSEVTLDSLWNPGNATHGFMDFMLMMGVAGEGRKADYTDTYDLFHTMEAYFTWYPDGGGHA
- a CDS encoding quinone oxidoreductase family protein; protein product: MRAARIVTCGEPPVVADCPDPEPGPGESLVRVLAAPITPLDLLCASGTSYFGTPATPYVPGVQGVGTADDGRLVWFPTRAGMAPGDGSMAELARVPAADLVELPAGADPVAVAALGLSAVAAYQALTWRGELAAGEQVLVLGAGGAVGQAAVQLARVHGARRVVAAARSAAARERAAEAGADAVVALDAADDVAGLAARLTAACDGPVDLVLDPLYGVPAAAAARTLRAGGRLVNLGGSAGETSPLDSSTLRGRSLRVLGYTNNELTGEQRAAAMGHVASLALEGRLHVTHERVPLADAATAWHRQSTGATSGRLVLTP
- a CDS encoding aminoglycoside adenylyltransferase domain-containing protein — encoded protein: MTPPAELSRAVEHYLSVADRLVPGLVTGCYVVGSAALGDWRPAVSDIDVVAVTGRAAGEQELRRLSLLHKLGNLRAAGRALARRQPHLPGTVNAVFVAAGDLGRPVTRIRPVASHSGPRFRRGQGFDVNPVMWKVLGERGIPVRGPAPATLGLDPEPSLLRPWTLGQLRGHWARYAARALSGRPPRRRLQSPHRLALAYALSPPRLHRTVTTGEVISKEAAGAYALDTFGARWHPLLRLALAHRRGVPGPALDPSRIPRLTGEFIQEVIAAARPDVRG
- a CDS encoding IclR family transcriptional regulator domain-containing protein, encoding MARADTGPDFIEALARGLDVIRAFRPGRPVMSLTEVATAAGLARPTARRILLTLQELGYARGEAGGYALTPRVLELGVSYIRSMGLWEVARPHMERLVAQTRESCSIAQLDGSDIVYVARVSVPKIVTLSVQIGTRFPALQTSLGKVLLAALPPDEVGRVLAEPSRSGVEPRWRPDAAERDAALREVRAKGWAITDEELALGIRSVAAPLRDGLGNVIAALNVNAHAAETSVERLADEHLPLLLRTASAISADWAAYETVPHVTVPS
- a CDS encoding GMC oxidoreductase; protein product: MSDTSSLRPSSGGRLSRRGFIAGTGAAVVLGGTAPARASAAAGPIADGAHVPVLVIGTGYGGAVAALRLAQAGVDVHMVEMGMAWDTPGPDGKIFCNTREPDYRSYWLRTRTKAPLNYFLGFPIDRDIPRHTGVLDAEEFAGITVYQGRGVGGGSLVNGGMAVTPKRENFASVLPTVNAAEMYDVYYPRANAALGVGSVDPAWFESTPYYQYARVGRKHAQRSGFPFVFVPDVYDWDHMKQEEAGTVPKSALAAEILYGNNHGKKSLQKTYLAQARATGRVAISPLHRVTSVAPAGSGRYAVTIEQLGTSGAVTATKTVTAGRVFFAAGSVGTSKLLVKLKATGALPNLNGEVGKGWGDNGNVMCGRANHLWDPTGAQQSAIPCAGIDNWTAGGAFAEVAPLPTGIETFASFYLSITRNPHRAEFTWNAAAGRVDLSWQTAWKQPSIDMAKTIFDRINSKEGTIYRTDLFGVYKIWGDHLTYHPLGGAVLGRATDNYGRLSGHPGLYVIDGALIPGNTTVNPFVTITALAERNIERIIATDL
- a CDS encoding alpha/beta hydrolase family protein — encoded protein: MADPLITDPLDVPGPRAATVPLTVHSAGTPLPGVLHVPAGDGPHPVLILLHGFPGNERNFDLAHAARRAGYASLVFHYRGSWGAGGSWSWAHVLEDAAAAVAALRDPATAAAWRLDPDRLAVAGHSAGGFAALMTAAALPAVAAAGSMAGFDFGAAAAACRADPALAASYTEAWRDELLPLAGTSAEDLVAEMLAAGDAYSLRGLADRLAGRPVLLVGAGRDTVAPPEVHHLPLVEAYGARPGGLLEHLVLDTDHALADHRVALARTLIGFLDRWLR
- a CDS encoding SRPBCC family protein, translating into MSSCFEVVTLIHAPPELVFDASLSVEVHTTSMTASRERAVAGVTSGRLGPGDRVTWRARHFGVPWRMTSLISGYDRPAYFMDEQVTGPFRRWRHAHHFVLAPDEEGTVMRDVVDFAAPAGPLGAAAEALVLRRYLTRLILLRNAHLKRITEEAATPRD
- a CDS encoding CoA transferase, with product MIDDRTAPLAGLRVVELSSFVAAPLGGMTLAQLGADVVRVDPIGGGPDIGRWPLAPSGRSLYWAGLNKGKRSLTVDLRSARGRELVAGLAAAAGTLVTNAPPRPGLTYEELRERRPDLVYARLLGHRDGRSAVDYTVNAELGFPYATGPERHDGPVNHVLPAWDVACGLYLAIGLLAADRRRAATGEGRHVELALHDVALATAGNLGYLAQAQLGEARPRIGNDLYGDFGRDFGTADGRRVMVVTLTARHWRDLVAVTGLGRVMAALEEALPADFGRDRDRYTHREALAGLLAPWFAARTAAEAGKALAGTSVLWSHYRTFAEAATDLAGQPLMAELAQPGVGPHLAPGSPLVLDGRQAPPEPAPELGGDAETVLGELLDLPPSEVAALRADGVIG
- a CDS encoding STAS domain-containing protein, with product MTRALHPLRESGDTLAEHLLHVDPLLRVTCAVRSGPSLVRIVGEIDRSNGAELLRTLEQARRIDDELVVDVGGVSFTDVSGVRALAAFAGAGRAVVRDVPHQMGRLMRLAGIPAFGEPDGRSGA